CACCTGGGTCACGCTCACCACCACGTCGCGGAACGGATCGGTTTCACGGCTGGCAATCGCCTGCAATGCCGTCACCATATGCGCCGCGCACAGCACGGGATCGACGCCGAGGTGCGGCTGCGCCGCATGGGCGCCCTTGCCGGTGATGGTGATGGTGAACTCGTCCACCGCCGCCATCATCGGCCCCGAGGTGACGCCGACCTTGCCGAGGTCGAGGTCCTGCCACACGTGGAGTCCGAACGCCGCGTCCGGCGCCGGACCTTCGAGCGCTCCGTCGGCGATCATCGCCTCGGCGCCGCCGCCCTGCTCCTCCGCGGGCTGGAAGACCAGCTTCACCGCCCCGGGCCACGTGCCGCGCTCCTGGAACAGCTTGTGACCCACACCGAGAAGCATCGAGGTGTGGCAGTCATGCCCACACGCGTGCATCGCACCGGGCGTCGTCGAGCGGTAAGGGACGTCGTTCTCCTCGTGAATCGGCAGCGCGTCCATGTCCGCGCGCAGCAGGACGGTCTTGCCCGGCTTCACCCCCTGGATGGTCGCGAGCACGCCGGTCTTGCCGACGCCGGTCTTCGCCTCGAGCCCCATGGCTCGCAGGCGGGCGGCGACGAAACCCGAGGTCCGCACCTCCTGAAAGGCGATCTCCGGATGCGCGTGAAGATCGCGACGAACCTCGATCAGCTCCTGCAGGTCCTGCTCGGTGAAGTGCTCGGTCGCGGTTTTCATGGCCTCCTCGAAGATGATGGCGGGCGCGGTGTCGTGCAGATTCTAACGCCTGGTGGTGTCCGCCGGCGCCGGCGCTGGCGCCGGAGCCTTGGTGGTGTCCGGGAGCGCTTCGCCCTTCTGCAGCAAGCGCCGGCGCTGGACCTCCCGGCGCAGGACGTCGCGGTTCTGAACCACGAATTCGACGCGCCGGTTCTTCGACATGTTCAGATCGCTGGTGTTCGGCACCAGCGGACGGCTCTCTCCATATCCCTTGGCGGTGTACTGACCAGGCCTGAGGTCCGCGAACTTGGTCGTCAGATACTTCATCACCTCCGTGGCCCGCGACTCCGACAGGCGCTGGTTGTACTTGTCCGCGCCACGGCTGTCGGTGTGTCCGCCGATCTCGATCTTCAGCTCCGGCCACTTCCTCAGCACCTGGCCGACCACGTCCAGAACCGCGTAGGTCTCGGGCAAGACGTCGGCCTTGGCGGTCTGGAAGTTCACGTTCTGCAGCCGGATCATGCCGGTGTCGAGCAGCTCGGTCTCCTTCTCGATGAACTCGATCGGGCAACCGAGCGAGTCCACCTTCAGTCCCAGACCGGTCTCCGGGCACTTGTCGATGCCGTCGAACACCCCGTCCGCGTCCGCATCCTTGGGGCAGCCCTGGGCGTCGACGGTCGCGCCCGTGGGCGTGCCCGGGCACTTGTCGATGCCGTCGAACACGCGGTCGCCGTCCGTGTCGCTCGGGCACCCCTTGGCGTCGACGGTGGCGCTGTCCGGCGTGTCGGCGCATTGATCCAGCCCGTCGCACACTCCATCGCCGTCTGCGTCGCTCTCGCAACCGCGCGCGTCCACCGTACAGCCCTTGATCGTGGTCGCGCACTGATCGATGCCGTCGAACACGCCGTCGGAGTCGCTGTCCAGCGGGCAGCCCTTGGAGTCGACACGCGCACCTTTCGGGGTATTCGCGCACGAATCCCTGCGATCGGGGACGCCGTCCGCATCGGTGTCGCGCCCCTTCCCCCCCAGCGCGAGCACGAGACCGCCGCCGGCGGCCAGATGACTGATTCGATGCTCCCCGTCGGGGTAGTCGATGGTGTAATAGATCTGCCGAACTTCGAGCCGGAGTCCGATGGCGTCGGTGAGCCACGCCCGCAGGCCGCCCCCGAATTCGATCGACCCCTTGCTCTCGTCCTCCCCGGAGGTCGGCTTGGCCTGGGCCGAGCCCGCTCCCAAGAACAGGAATGGCGACCCGACAAGACCGGGCCAGGGCGAAACCATCACGTTGCCGGAGTAGTGGAAGAAGTCCGCGTCGGGACTGCCTGGCGCGTCCTCGGCCGTGGGAGTGAATCCTCCCGCGAGCTCGAGCCCCCAGAGCGGATTGAACTGATAGCCGAGCCGGCCGCCGAAATAGAGGTCATCCTTCAGGGAGTGACCGTTGAGACGCAGTTCCCCGTCGAAGACGGTGTAGCCCGCAAACGGGGTGATCTGGATGTGGCCGCCGACCGGATCGGCAGTCGCCGGTTGCGCGAGGAGAGCCGCCGCGAAGACCGCCACGGCGAGGGGAACGCGCGCGCGCACAAGGCCTCCTTGTCCTGCTGAACGAATCGGCGGCGCAGGGGCTGAGGCCCAGGGTCGGCCGCCGGAATCGACGTGGCTCGAGACTCGATTGCCGGAAATGCCGCCCCGGTTCCGGCGGCCGGGGCACGATAGCCGTGAGCCTCGCCCGGGGCAAGGGCCTGCCGGACGACCCGGTACGGGCTCGATCCGGGTGTGCCTCCCGCCTAGAATGTCGTCTGCAGGTGCGCGAAGGCCTTGTCGTGCAATCCCCACACATCGTAAGGCTCGGCATCGAGCTCGAAGCCTTCGACGATGTCCAGCAGCACGCGTCCGAAGCGCGCCGAGAATCCGAGGTAGGCCCGCGACTCGTTGCGAGTCGGGTAGGCAGACAGGGGATCTCCTTGCAGGTCCACGGTGATCCGGTCGTAGAGGCCGCCCGCGCGGGCGCCGAATCGTCCCAGGTTCGTTCGCGCCTCGAGCTGGATGACGCGGTCGATGGTCGAAAGCCGTCGCGAGGGATAAGGCGCATCGGATTCCTCGAAGCTCTCGCGATACATCCAGCGCAGCTCGAGGGCGGATGCGGGGCCGAGTCCCTGCTTCAGCGCGCTCTCGACCGACCATTGACGCCGGTAGTCGCCTCCATAGAGGGAGCCTCCTGGAGGGGTGAGGCCCGAGTGCGCGTGGCGCATGGCGGAGCCCAGCTCGAGCGCGGTCCTGCCACGCTGGGCCTCGACCGTGGCGAATCCGAGCGCGCCCCACAGCGTGGCCTGGCGCGACAACGCCGGGTCGAACGTCTCGAATCGCTTGCGTGAGGGAGTGAGCCACTGCGCGCCGAGCTCGACGCGACCGGCCGGCCTTGCGACGCGCATCCAGAGCGCGGGCTCGTAGGGATGCTGCTCGTAGGGCTCCGATTCATTACCCACCGCGGTCTGTCGAAACGCCCAGAGGTTGTTGAAGACGTCCTCGAACGTGAACGTCAGACGCACGACGTCCAACGTCTCGGCGCCGAACTCCCAGAAGACGCCGAGGTCCTGGCGGCTCTTGTCGAAGAGCGGCCGGTAGAGCAATCCCGGCGTGCCGTGCGCCGTGGGAAAGCGGAACGAGAAGTCGAAGTACTGGACGCTGACCACGTCGCTCTGCTCGTCTCGGACGTCCAGGCCGAATGCGGCGCGATCCCCGAGCGGCGCGCGCACCTTGAGCTGCGTATCGATCAGCCAGCGGCCCGAGGTCAGGCAGCCTTGCGAGGAGCGGAGGCTCTGGGAGGATCGTTCACGGCTCGCGCGCCAGTCCACGGGCGTGCGCGTCAGCAGATGATCGAGGAGGCTCTCGTCATCGTGCTGCTGCTCGTAGACGCTGAACGTCGAGAACTCCTCGGTGCCGGCCATGCCCGATCCGGACCACCCGAGCAGGAGGACGAGTGCGGCTCGGCCCGTCGGGCCGAGTCTCATGCGCCGACTTTGGCCAGGATTCCCGAGGTGTGAGCCTGGGCGAGACGCTGGGCGAAGTTCTTTGACCGCATGGTGAGCTCTCCCCAGTTGCCGGCCGCGACCAGCGCGGGGTCGCACAGCGCCCCACCGAGTCCGACGCCGATGCAGCCGGCCATCAGGAACGGAAGCATGTTCTCGAGCGTGGTGCCTCCGGCCGCGAGCAGCGGGACATCCGGCAATGGATCACGGATGACGCGAACGTACTGGGGGCCGCCGGCGACGCCCACCGGATAGAGCTTGATGACGTGCGCACCCATGTCACGCGCGGCGAGGATCTCGTTGGTGGTGTACGCGCCGGGGCAATAGAAAACGCCGGCCATGAGCGCCACCTCGGCGACCTCGCGCGCGAGATTGGGCGCGATGATGAAGCGCGCGCCGGCGCCGAGGGCGGCGCGCGCCTGCTCCGCCGTGAGCACGGTGCCCGCGCCGACGACCACGTCGGGTTCGGAGGCCAGCGACTCCATGACCTTGACCGCGTCGGGCACGGTGAAGGTGATCTCGAGCAGCTTGAGTCCGCCGCGGGCGATGGCCTTGGCGGCGCCGAGCGCTTCGGCCGCCGACCGCGCGCGGATGGCGGTGACCAGTCGGTGCTCACGCAAGAGGGCGAGAGCGGCGGGTTCCGCGATAGGTTCCACGTGTGGCAGTATCGGCCACCCATGTCTTCCGCATCAACCTCGGGACGTGGCCGCCTTTGGTTGTGGCTCATCGCCGGAGCGCTCGCGCTCGTGGGCGTGGCCTGGACCGCGGTCGCCATCCTGTTTCCGCCCGCCCGTGTGCGAAGCATGGTGCAGGCGCAGCTCACGCAGGCGCTGAGCCGCGACGTGCGCTTCGCCGACGCGAGTGTCGGCCTCCTTCCTCCGGTCCGACTCACCGTGAAGGGTCCCGAGCTCGCCGAGCCCGGCGGATTCGCCCGCGGCGCGGCATTCCGCGCCGAAGCGATCCATCTCGACCTCGACGTGCTGGCACTCCTCGGCCGCCGTGTCGTCGTGCGCCGCCTGGTGGTCACGCGGCCCACGCTCCATCTGGTCATGCGGGCCGATGGCACCACCAACCTCGACGACATCGGGCGGAGGGACACCGGCGAGGCGAAGCCCGCCACCGGCGCGCCCATGGACCTCGAGCTGAAGGAGCTGACCATCGAGCAAGGCCGGGCGCTGGTCGACGATCTCAAGGCCGAGAAGCGCACGACCTTCGCCGTCGACACGCGGATGTCGCTCCGCTCCGAGCGAGGCGGCGAGCGGATCGCGACCTCGGGAGCCACCGAGCTCAGCGGGCTGGCCTTCGGTCCTCTCTCCGCGGCGCGGGTCACCGACCTCGATCAATCGCTGGCCAGCCTTCAGTGGAAGCTCGAGCATGACGGAGCGTTCGCCGCGAAGCAGAAGAGGCTGGCGCTCCAGCGGCTCTCGGTCGCCTTCGGCCGCGCCGAGGTCGC
This Candidatus Eisenbacteria bacterium DNA region includes the following protein-coding sequences:
- the eda gene encoding bifunctional 4-hydroxy-2-oxoglutarate aldolase/2-dehydro-3-deoxy-phosphogluconate aldolase; this translates as MREHRLVTAIRARSAAEALGAAKAIARGGLKLLEITFTVPDAVKVMESLASEPDVVVGAGTVLTAEQARAALGAGARFIIAPNLAREVAEVALMAGVFYCPGAYTTNEILAARDMGAHVIKLYPVGVAGGPQYVRVIRDPLPDVPLLAAGGTTLENMLPFLMAGCIGVGLGGALCDPALVAAGNWGELTMRSKNFAQRLAQAHTSGILAKVGA
- a CDS encoding amidohydrolase, whose product is MKTATEHFTEQDLQELIEVRRDLHAHPEIAFQEVRTSGFVAARLRAMGLEAKTGVGKTGVLATIQGVKPGKTVLLRADMDALPIHEENDVPYRSTTPGAMHACGHDCHTSMLLGVGHKLFQERGTWPGAVKLVFQPAEEQGGGAEAMIADGALEGPAPDAAFGLHVWQDLDLGKVGVTSGPMMAAVDEFTITITGKGAHAAQPHLGVDPVLCAAHMVTALQAIASRETDPFRDVVVSVTQVHAGTAFNIIPPNATLNGTVRLFDTALWEQLPDRFERIVRGIAAAFDCRVELEYQRHNRPTVNDPRMAALARSVAVEVVGEENVVDDLRTMGGEDFSSFLARVPGCFIAIGSRNAAKGLIHGHHHPRFDVDERCLRIGAEVLLRTARRFLEA
- a CDS encoding OmpA family protein; the encoded protein is MRARVPLAVAVFAAALLAQPATADPVGGHIQITPFAGYTVFDGELRLNGHSLKDDLYFGGRLGYQFNPLWGLELAGGFTPTAEDAPGSPDADFFHYSGNVMVSPWPGLVGSPFLFLGAGSAQAKPTSGEDESKGSIEFGGGLRAWLTDAIGLRLEVRQIYYTIDYPDGEHRISHLAAGGGLVLALGGKGRDTDADGVPDRRDSCANTPKGARVDSKGCPLDSDSDGVFDGIDQCATTIKGCTVDARGCESDADGDGVCDGLDQCADTPDSATVDAKGCPSDTDGDRVFDGIDKCPGTPTGATVDAQGCPKDADADGVFDGIDKCPETGLGLKVDSLGCPIEFIEKETELLDTGMIRLQNVNFQTAKADVLPETYAVLDVVGQVLRKWPELKIEIGGHTDSRGADKYNQRLSESRATEVMKYLTTKFADLRPGQYTAKGYGESRPLVPNTSDLNMSKNRRVEFVVQNRDVLRREVQRRRLLQKGEALPDTTKAPAPAPAPADTTRR